A genomic region of Psychrobacter sp. M13 contains the following coding sequences:
- a CDS encoding DUF5676 family membrane protein, translated as MVKSNLTTSTLRIVPVGNSVSLFLLISYLLCIGFGLLAPEQISMHEAWAPLLPGFEWLTWTGFLIGLVESYLYGWYFAILFVPLYRWFAK; from the coding sequence ATGGTCAAATCAAATTTGACAACAAGTACCTTAAGAATTGTCCCTGTTGGCAACAGTGTATCGTTGTTTTTACTCATTAGTTACCTGTTATGCATAGGCTTTGGTTTACTCGCTCCCGAGCAAATATCCATGCATGAAGCTTGGGCGCCTCTACTACCCGGCTTTGAATGGTTGACTTGGACAGGTTTTCTAATTGGACTTGTAGAATCGTACCTTTATGGTTGGTATTTCGCAATCTTGTTCGTGCCACTATACCGTTGGTTCGCAAAATAG